The window CCGCGCTCAAACACGTGAATAGGAAAAAGTTCATGGCGTCCCCTTTGACGATTTTAATAGGTTATAACTTATACCCGTGGAACCGCACAAGACGGAGAAAACCATGAACGACCGCGCCCTTGCCCGCGGACCCGCCATGCCCCGGGCGGTGTGGGCCCTGGGGTTTGTGAGCCTGGGGATGGACGTGTCGTCGGAAATGATCCACGGGCTGTTGCCGGCCTTCATGACCACCGTGCTTTTGGCCAACCCCCTCGTGATCGGCGCCGTGGAGGGCCTCGCGGAGGCCACGTCGCTGATCGTAAAGGTTTTCTCGGGCGCGTTGAGCGACCGGATGCAACGGCGCAAAGTCTGGGCCCTGGTGGGCTACGGCCTGGCCGCGGCGTCGAAACCCTTCATCGCGACGGCGGGTTCGGTGGCGATGCTGACGGGCGCGCGCTTCGCCGACCGGGTGGGCAAGGGCCTGCGCGGGGCGCCCCGGGACGCCCTGCTGACCGAGGTGACGCCGCCGGAAATCCGCGGGGCCGCCTTCGGCCTGCGGCAATCCCTGGACACGGTGGGGGCGGTGCTGGGCCCGTTGATCGCCATGGGGCTCATGGTGTTGTGGGCGGGGGATTTCCGAAAAGTGTTTTGGGTGGCGGCCTTGCCCGCGGGTTTGGCGGTGGTCATTTTGTGGCTGGGGGTGAAGGAACCTCCGGTCGACGGTAAAAAAGCGACCCGGCCCCTCGAATGGCGCCGACCGGGAACGATGGGAAAAGCCTTTTGGTTGGTCGTGGCCCTGGGCGCGCTGATCACCCTGGCGCGCTTCAGCGAGGCGTTTTTGCTGTTGGCCGGACAGGCGCGGGGTTTGCCCGTGGCCGCGACGCCGTTGATCCTGGTGGGCCTGAATTTGGTTTACACCCTGACGGCCTACCCGGCGGGCAAGCGGGCCGATCGCGGCGACAAGAATCGTTTGCTCGTGACGGGCATGGCGGTGTTGGTTTTGGGAGCGCTCCTGGTGGGATGGATCGATCGTTGGTGGGGGTTGGCCCTCGGGGTGGTTTTGTGGGGGTTGCATTTGGGATTGACCCAGGGCCTGTTGGCGGCGATGGTCGCGGAAACCGCCCCGCCCGACGCGCGCGGCACGGCCTTCGGCCTCTTCCACTTCGTGTCGGGGATCGGGATGCTGGTGTCGAACGTGTTGGCGGGTTGGCTATGGAAATCCGCGGGCCCCCGGGCGACCTTCACGGCCGGGGCCGCCTTCGCCCTCGCGACCCTCCTGTGGATGGCCGCGACCCAAAAATCCCGGCGGCGCGAAGGCGGGAGCGATCCGCGGACCCCCCGGCGCGTGGACGGGGCCCCGTCGTGAGCGCGGCGGGGAAGCGGTCGACGAAAGTGGTTTTGACCGGGGCGACGGGCTACGTCGGCGGGCGGCTGCTGAAGGACTTGGAGTCCGCCGGGCACCGCGTGCGCTGCCTGGTCCGGCGGCCCGAATTGTTGCGGGGCCGCGCGGACGCGGGGACCGAGATCGTGCGCTCGGACCTGTCCGACTACACCACCCTCGTGGAGGCGCTGCGGGGCGCGGAGGCGGCGTATTATTTGGTCCACGCCATGGGGGCACCCGTCGATTTTGAAAACGAGGACCGACGGCTGGCGGACGTTTTTTCCCGTGCGGCGCGGGCCGCCGGGGTGGGACGCCTGATTTACCTGGGGGGCATTTGCCCGGCCCAGGGGGAAAAACTCTCGGCCCACCTGCGCAGTCGCCAGGAGGTCGGTCGCCTTTTCCACGCCTCCGGCGTGCCCACCCTGGAACTGCGCGCGTCGATCATTTTGGGGTCCGGCAGTCTTTCCTTTGAAATCATCCGCAGTCTGGTCGAGCGTTTGCCCGTGATGGTCACCCCCCGATGGGTGCGGGTGAGGGCCCAGCCGATTTTTATCGACGACGTGTTGGCGTACCTGCTGCAGTCCTTGGAGGTGCCCCTGCCCGCGTCGCGGGTGTACGAGATCGGCGGCGCGGAAGTCATGTCCTACGGCGCGCTCATGAACGAGTACGCCCGCCAGCGGGGATTGCGGCGGTGGATGATCCCCGTCCCGGTGTTGACGCCCCGGCTGTCGGGCATTTGGCTGAATCTGGTGGCGCCGGTTTACGCGCGCGTCGGCCGAAAGCTGGTGGAAAGCATACGCCACGCGACCGTGGTGGAGCGCGCCGACGCCCTGCGGGATTTCCCCGTGCGTCCGGTCGGGGTGCGGGAGGCGCTGGCGCGCGTCCTGATGGGGGAGGAGCGGCACTTCAACGCGACGCGCTGGGCCGACGCGGTGTCGAGCCAGGCCAACGAACGCGCTTGGCGCGACGCCCGCTGGGGCGTGCGCATCGTGGATTACCGCGTGACCGAATCGGGCGGGTCGGTGGAAAACGCGTTCCGCCACATCGAGCGCATCGGGGGGAAGAACGGGTGGTATTTTTGGAATTTCCTGTGGCGATGGCGCGGGTGGCTGGACGCCCTGGTGGGCGGCGTGGGGCTCCGCCGCGGCCGACGGGACCCCCACCGATTGCGGGTCGGGGACGCCTTGGATTATTGGCGCGTGGAGTTGATCGAACCGGGGCGGCGGTTGCGCCTCCGGGCGGAAATGAAGCTTCCCGGGCGGGCGTGGCTGGAATTTGACGTGAAACCCAAGGCCGAAGGGTGCGAAATCCACCAGACCGCGATTTTCGACCCTTTGGGGTTGTGGGGACTGGTGTATTGGTACGCCCTCTTGCCCGTGCACAAATGGATTTTTTCAGGTATGCTACGCGCCATCGCGCGGCGCGCCGGGGAAACCCGGCGCCACGCGGGTTAGGGGGGGACTTGGGTCGAATTGCCGTTTCCATAGACAACCGCTGGGGCCCGTACGAACACCCGGCGTGTTTCGCCTCCGACTGGGGCGCGATCGGGCCGCGCCTGCGCATCGGCGGCGCGCACGACCCCGGCGCCCTGTTCCGCATGTTGGTGGTGCCGATGACGGGGCCCTTTGTGGCCACCTACGTCCTGCACACGCCCCGCACCGACGCCCGCCCCGGCCGTTACCGCAGCCCCATGATGACCCTGGGGGAATTGCGTATTTTCTTTGAACGGTTTCAATCATTTTTGAACGGGGACGGGCGGCACGATTTCCTCATCGAAGCGCCCAAAGAACCCGCGACCGTCCTGTGGGACCGTCACGACCTGATCTTTGTCGAAGGGAACTTGGATCACGCCCTGGAGGTACTGACCACGCTGGAATTCCAGCGGGGGGAACTCGCCGTGCCAACGCCCCACCGCCACATGATCGATGAAACCCGCAACCAGGAAGAAACGGATTTGTTGATGGTGATGGACTGGCAATGGGCGGAGCTGTTGCTGGCCGACCGGGAGTGACCGGCGGGGGTCTACGTCGTTTGGGCGGCGTTGGCCAGTTGGCGGATGAGCGGGTCGGGGTCCTCGCGGAAGGTCCGCAGGCGCTGTTGGGCCGCCGTCGAACCGATTTGAACCAGGGCCCAGGCCGCCCGGGCGCGCAGAAGGTCCGACGAGGTTTTGCGGCCGAGACCGAAGGCTTTCGTTTTCCCGGCGACGATCCGGAACAACGGCTCCACCGCCGATTCGGCCCGCAGGCGGCCCAGCGCGATGCTGGCGGCTTCCATTTCCGCCTCGGGGCCGTCCTCCAGCAACTCCAATAACCGGCCGATGGCGCGTTTCCAACCGTAATTCCCCACGACGTCGATGGCCGTTTGGCGGACCCCCGCGTCGCTGTCGTAAAGGAACCGTTCGGCGATGCCCATGGCGTCGTCGCCGGAGAGTTTTTGAAGCACGCGCACCAGGGCGCGGCGAACGTCGGGGTCGGGGTAAAAGACCATGGCCCCGATGCCCGGCACCAGGGCCGGGTTGGCCAACAAAGGGATGACGCTGGTCACGTTGAGGATGACCTGGGAGGTGTTGTGGATGTCGAGCTCGGCCGCCAGGGCGGCGGCGCCCTGCTCGGGGTAACGGGCCAAGCGCGCCGCGGCCCACTGCCGCAGGCGCGGGTTGGGGGAGTTGCGCACCAGGGCCACGAACACGCGGATGCCCCGCTCGCCCACGTGTTCCAGCAGTTTTTCGGCGGGGGCCTTGCGATCCGGCGCGTCGGACGACAGGTCGTCCACGAGGACATCCAGCAATTCCTCGAGGATGTCCTGCAGGGCGGCCGACGCTTCGGCCCGGCGGCCTTCCAAATAGGGGGACTCGGTTTCGGCGTGCTTGCGCAACAGGCGGAGCGTCCGCTCCGCCGGGCCGAAGGCCTTTGAACGGAAATCGTGCAAGGCCGCGTGCACCAGGGCGTGCCGGAGTTCTTTGTAGACCGCGGACTGGCGCTCCTCGTCGGCCTGGGCGCGGAGGGCGCTGTTCATTTTTTCGGCTTCCTCCTCGAGGCGATTTTCCCAGAGGATGGCCTGGAGCGGGTGGGCCACCTGCACCGCCTCGGTCCGGAGCGTGGTTTCGGCCTCGCGGACCAGGTGGCTGATGCGCTCGATGAACGTCGGCACGCGGTCCGAAAGGCCCACGGCGAGCATGCGCTCAATGAAGGGGGCGAGGCCCTTTCCCCGCAGACCCTGGAGGAATTTGGCGTCGTTGCCCTGCAAAAGGACGTCGGCCTGGACGTCCAGCGGCTCTTCGACGGCGACCGCCGCCGCCGTGTCGGGCACGGCGTCGATCAATCGGCTTTTTTGCAGGTCTTCGTAGATCGGCCGGGGCACGTTGGCGGCCGCCGGGGATTTCAGCAGGAACGACACGAACTCCCGCAGGCGGGCGCGTTCCGGATTGTCGGCCGAGCCGTCGGCGGCGCGTTCAATTTTTTTGGCCCAGCGGCAGACCTCGTTGAGGATTTCCAGCATGCGGCCGCCCGAGACCGCCTCCAAAAAGGGCTGTTTGAGGGAATTTTCTCCGCCTTCGGCGAACTGGCCTTTTTCCACCAGGTCCATGATGACGTCGGACTTGAGGGAAGCCATGCGGACCGCCAGCTGTTGGCGCAGGTGTTGGCGGTGGGTTTCCTCGGGGATCTTGTCGATGTAGTCGATGGCGCTCATGACCGAGGATTTGACGTCCTGTTGAGCGGAAATGTCCTGAAATTGGAAAAAGCCGCGGCCCACGACGGTCTGCTCCTCCGTCAACTGCACGACGGTGCGGTCGTTGGTTTCCACGTGGGTGACGCCGGCGGTCGACAGGGCTTCGGAAAACGTGGAACCGTCGGTGCGTTTGCGGGCGAGGCAGGCCACCAGGGCGTCGGCCTCTTCGATGGTGAACCCCTTAACGAAACGCAGGCTTTGGACGCCGGCGGCCTCGTAAAGCTCCGCGATGGCGTCGGCCTGGGGAATTTCCTCCAGGTCGAGGAACATTTTTCCCTCGTTGCGGGTGAGGCGGACTTCTTCACGGGTGAGCATGAGCTCGAGAACCGCCTGGTGCAAGAGGGCGATGGCCTGCCGGACCGTGACGCTCGTGGTCGGGTAGATGCGGTATTTCATCACCGCGGCACGGAACGCCGTGGCGATTGGCGATTGCGCGTTGTTCGCCGGCATAGTCGGTTCCTCCTTTCCTGGAATCCCGCTTTCCAAGGTGTCAAGTTACACCCTTCGAGAATGCAACAAACCGACCGAAAGGTGAAACGGACTGTCTATCAATGGTTATTATAAACCAGATCGGGGTAACAAGGTCGTAAATTCTGTTTGTTTTCGATTTGAAAAACGGGGCTAATGGTGTTATAGTTGGATTATGAGGAAACCAAAGCGATTGCGGGTCGGCGGGAGATCGATTTCGAAGACGAAATGGGGGTTCACCCTCATCGAATTGATGATCGTCGTGGCCATCATCGGGGTTTTGGCCGCGATCGCGATTCCCAAATTCGCCGACATGGTGCGCAGGGGCAACTGGGCGCCGTGCGCAGCGCCATTTCAATTTACTACGCCGACAACGAGGGCGTCTTCCCGACCGTGCCCCTGGGCTTTGACCGAACCGAATTGATCACCACCCTGACCGCCAACACCAAATACCTGCAGCGATGGGTTCCCCTGTCGGTGCCGAAACACCACGGCCCCGTCTGGACCATCGACCAGGTCGCCCACGACGACTTTTTCGCCATCGACGCCATATGCGACGGGGAATTCGTGTACGTCGCGCCCCGGACAGCTGCGGCCTGGGGAAAATTGGCCATTGAGTGTTACCACACCGACCTCAAAGGCTCCACCTGGTCGACGTTTTAAAACCCCTCCCTACCAGTCGAACGTCACCCCGCCGGACAGCGCGTGATCCGTGAACCCCTGGAGCGGGGAGGTCGGTGAATTGATGTTGGAATCCTGGCTGTCGAAGTCGTAGCGGGCGTGGACCTTCCAGCGGGCGCCAAGCGGTTGGGCCGCCTTGATCGTCGCCCGGGGGAGGGACACCCGCCGCTGGGTGGCGTCGACCAGGGACAACGTTTGCACGTCGTAGCCCCGGGTGGCCCAGGACGCCCTGCCGCTCAATTCCGTTTTGGAAGGGAAGCGGTGTTTTCCCTTCACGTAAATTCCCGCCTCTTTGTATCCGAAATAATTCTGAAAACCGTCATCGCGGACCGTCGCCGTTAATCCCAACTCCCAACGGACGCCGGGACGGGGGCGTTTTTCCCAGGCCAGGGCGAGGTGATGATCGGTGTGGCTTCGCAAAGTGCCGTTGGGGTCTTGGTCGCCTTCCAGAGCGGCGGGTCCGCCCAAACGGGCGATGTAATCGTCGTAGTCGCGCATTTCCACTTCGTATTCGAACCAGGCGGCCGTTTGGGACGAATAATTCTGCAGAAGGCGCAGGCCGAATTTGTTTTGCGAATAGTCCTGGGATTGCACGTTGGTGGAAATCGGCGTTTCGTAGTCCGCGGCGCGGTGGCTGAGGGTGAAACGAACTTCGCTCAGGCCCAGGTCGTCGAAAACGGGGCCCTTCCATTCCACGCGGGGGGAAATCTCAAAAGCGGAATAGGTGTAGGTTTGTGAGAGCGGCAGGCCGTCCACGTCCACCCCGCGCTCCCGGCGCGATTCCCAATAGCCGGCGGTGGAAAGTTCCCAGCGGTCGTTGAGCGGGTGGCGGTATTGCGCCCAAACGTCGGTGCCGTAGCGGTTCATGAGGTTGTGGGAGGAAAAACGGATTTCCTCGTGGGCCACGGACAGGTCGACGCGCCGCCCCGCCGGGAAACGCCAGGCCAGGTCGACGCCGGCTTCGTACCTTAAAAAGGTGTCGTCCTTGACCGGCTCGGTCGTTCCCGCGAACGTGTCGGGGGACTGGAACACGTTGGACTCGAAACCCGCTTCCAGCGTGGCGAAGGGCGAGACAACCGGCTTGGCCGCGTAAAGGGAACCGCTCAACAAGGTCAAGAGCACCGCGGGCAACGTCTTCATGACTTCTCCTTGCGTAACTTGGTTTTAAGAAAAGGCGGGGGAGCGTCGCCGCTCCCCCGCCTGGGGTCAAACGATGGTGTTTCGATTATTCCCGGGTCCGCGTGCGGGTGCGGGTCCGGTGCGTGGCCGAGTCGTCGGTGGAATCCCCGGGCGTGTCGTCGACGCCCGCGATTTTGGCCTGCACTTTCTCAATGTTTTTTTCGAGTTCCGCGATCTTCGCCGTTTTGCCGGCGGCGCGGGCCTCTTCCAGGCGGGCCTGGAGGCGCTCCCGCTTTTCCTGCAGGCGCTCCCGGTGACGGACCTGGTCGCGGCCGCGCTGACGGTGGGTGTCGACGCCGGTCACGCTGTCGTCCGTGGCGTCGTGGGAGGGATCGTCGTCGTGGTGCTTGCGGCGGTCTTCCCGGCGGTCTTCGCGACGGGTTTGGTCACGGTCTTCCTGCCGGTCTTCCTGACGGTCCTCTTGGCGAATGTCGTCATCGGATCCGTCGTCGGAACCGTCACCGCCGCCGCTGCCGCTCGAACCCCCGTCGTCTCCCCCGTGGCGGGCCCAGCTCCCTTGCGGGCTGGTAACCATAAGGCCCATCGCCATCAGGCTCAACAGGAACAGTTTCAACTCTTTCATATTTTTCCTCCGTATTTTATTGGCTTGACCTTGTGGGGTCGATACGGATGAGACGCCGGGAACCGGGAAAAGGTTTAGTCGTGGTCGGAGCCCCGGTCGTCGCGGCCGTCCCGGTCCCGTTCGCGGTCATCGGAACGGTCGCCTTTCTTTTCGTCCTCTTTGTCCTTTTTGTCGGCGTCGCGGTCGTCGCGGCGGTCCTCGCGGCGGTCGTCGCGGTCGTCGCGGCCGCGGGGGTCCCCGTCCTCGGGGCGACCGCTTTTGTCCGACTTCCAGCGTTCCACCTTTTCTTTCAAGGCGCGTTTTTCGTCGTCGGACAATTTCTGAAAGCGGTCCCAACGGTCGCGGATCTCGGCCTGGCGTTCGGGCGGCAGGGCGCGGAAGCGTTCCCAGCGCTCGCGGATTTTTTCGCGCTCGCCGGCGTCGAGGGACTTCCAGGTTTCGTAATTCTTGAGGGCGCGCTCGCGCTCTTCGGCGGGCATTTGCTCCCAGCGTTGGAGGGCCTTGTCGTCGGCGCGCAGAGGGGCCGGGGCCCCGACGCCACAAACCAGGAGGGCCAGAAGGGCCCGGCGAACCCAAAGGTTATTTCGATTTTGTCGACGCATGGCCCCTCTCCTTGCCCGGTCGCGCCTTGGGTTTGACTTCTTTCGGCGCGGTCGAATCGTCATCCAACAACAAATCCATCGACTTGAAAAATTCCAGATTCTCCAGCAACTCGCGCGGCGGCGCGTCGAGCGATTTGACGCCGACCGCGAAGAACAGGACCGCCAGGCCCCAGGCGCTACGCGCGGTCATGGGATTCCATGTCGGCCCAGGCTTCAAGCATGTCCATGTTTTGAATCATTTCCAAATTGCGCACGAGCTCGGCCGGGGCCGGCCGGGGCCGCTGCGACCAGGAAAAATAGACGCCCAGGAGCAGCGCCGCCGCCATGCCCGTGGCCCAGGGCCACCGGGCGGGGAAAAACCGCGGCGCGGCGGGCGTTTCGATCCTCTCCATGATCGCGGCCCGTTGCCGTGCGAAAAAAGCGTTGGGGGGGAGGTCCCCCTGGGGCAGGGCACGCACGAAGGCCCGCAGGGCCTCCAACTCTTGGCGGCAGGCCGGGCACCCCGCGAGGTGGGCCGACATTTCCGCCGAAAGAGGGGAGTCGCCGTGGGCGTTGACCACCATCCCCCTTTGCGCGTCCTGACAGTTCATCGGTGCTCCTCCAGTGTCTTCCTCAATTTGGCCAGCGCGTGAAACAAATGCGCTTTGACCGTGCCTTCCGCCACGTTCATCACCCGCGCGATGTCCGCGAGGGGCAACCCCTGCTCGTGGCGCAACAAAAATACCATCTTTTCTTTGGGCGGCAATAGGGCGACCGCCCCGTTTGTTTTTTCCCTTAGCTCCCCGGCGTCGACCGCGCGTTGCGGGTCGGCGTCGAGGCGCGAATCCTTAAGCCGTTCCTCCGGGGCGCGGGGGGTTTCGTCGTCTTCGCGGACCCAACCGAAGGCCCGCTCGCGCAACCGGCGGATTTTTTCACGCCGGCCCCAACCGCGGAGGACGTTCAAACCGATTTGAAAGAGCCACGTTTGAAACCGGCTTTCGCTTCGAAATCCTTTTAATCCGCGCCAGGCCTTTAAAAACGCCTCCTGCGTCAATTCGTCGGCGACATCCCCTCGGCCGACGTAGGAAAGCAAGAAACCGTAAAGCTTCCCTTGGTAAACTGCAACCAATTGACCAAAGGCGACCGCCGACCCGGCCTGGGCTTCACAAATCCATTGTTCTTCCATACTCGCGTTTTCATCCATAGGACGCTCCCGCCACGGAAAAGGTTTAGTTCAGAGGGAGCGAAAAACCATTTTAATTGATTTTTAGCGGATTTTAATAGGTGAAGGAGGCTATTGGAGGCGACAAACGCCGTTTTGGCAGATTTGTGTTTGGGAGACGCCGGGGGGAACGCGAAGTTCTTTTAAATGCGGTAGGCGGGCCCCCAACAACGCCTGCTGGGGGCCTTGATCCGCCTGAAGGATTATCGCGTCCGGGCGGAAGGAACGGCGTTCCGACGCCAGGCGGGCTTGGGTGCCGGGCTCTTCGGGGCGTCCGACAACCACCACTTCCGCCGGGGGGTTGAGGGCCGCCCATTCGGCCGAGGCGAACGCGGCGTAGGCCCGGGGGGACCGCAGGGCCGCCGGGCGGACGGCCACGGCCAGGTCCTCCGCCGAACGAAGGAAATCGGCCCGGTCGAAAAGGCGCCCGAGACGCAGGAAATTGAGCGCGGCCACCGAGGAGGACGCGGGTTCGACGTTGTCGCCTTCGTCGCGGGCGCGGATGGAAAGGTGCGGGTCGTGGCCGGCGGCGGAAACGTGCACGACGCCGGGGGGGCCGTCCATGAACCGCTGAAGGAAGAGCGCCAACAATTCCTCGGCCCAGAAAAGCCAATTTGGATCGCCCGTGGCGTTGTATACCTCCACGGCGGCGTGGGCCGTGAAAGCGTAATCGTCCGCCAATCCGGGCACGGCGCGTTCGCTCTCGCGCCAGCGGCGGTAGAGCGTTTGGGTGGAGGCGTCCCAAAGATTCCCTTTAAGGAACTGGAGGGCGCGTCGCGCCACGTCGCCGTAGGACGCCTCCAAGGCCGCGCCTTGGGCAAAAGCCGTCGCGGCCAGGGCGTTCCAGGACGTGATCACTTTGTCGTCTAAAAAAGGGCGGGGGCGAAGGGCCCGGGCGGTGAATAACTTATTTACCTCGGCCGTAAAATCCCCGTCTTGGGCGCGGAACAAAATATTGTGGCCGGCGAACTCACCGAAGGGATCGGACCGGGCGTTCCCGTCGGGGAGGACACCGAACGCCGCGCTGAAGGCGGCGGCGCGGTCGCCCAGGAGGGCGTTGATTTCGGCCTGGGTCCACAGGTAAAAGGCGCCCTCTTTTTTCTCGGCGCCGCCGGGGACCAGGCTGTCGGCGTCCTCCCCCGAAGCGAAACCGCCGCCCGGCAGGCCCAGGGCGTCCCGCGTGTAATCCAGGGTGCGGCGGGCGATGGATTCGAAAAAAGCGTCCCCCGTGGCCCGGTGGGCTTCGATGCAATTGACGGCGAGTTGGGCGTTGTCGTAAAGCATTTTTTCGAAATGGGGCACGTGCCAGTCGCCGTCGGTGGAATAGCGGTGGAAACCGCCGCCCACCTGGTCGAAGAGGCCGCCCCGGGCCATGGCGCGCAACGTCGTGGTGAGCATTTTGAGGGTGTCGGCGCGGCGATCGCCCGCCATTTCGGCGGCGAGGCACCGCAAAAGGAAGTGGGGGTACACCGGCATCGGGAATTTGGGCGCGGGGGAAAAACCGCCGCGGAGATCGTCGTGGGCGTCGCGAAGCGCGGTCCACACGCCGTCCACAACGGCGCGGGCGTCGCCTTCGGCCGAGGTCGGGGCCGCGGTGAGCAGTTCGGCGACGGCGTCGTGCAGACGCTCGCCCCTTTCGAGCATTTGCGCGCGGTGTTCCGGCGTGCGCCAGGCGGCGCCCACGCGTTGGACGAGCGTGGCCCACCCCGGTCGGCCGCCGCGGTCGGCGGGGGGGAAATAAGTACCGCCCAGGAACGGTTTGCCCTCCGGCGTGAGGAACATGTTGAGCGGCCAGCCGCCTTGGCCCGTCAAGGCTTGCAGGGCCGTCATGTGAACGCGATCGACGTCGGGGCGCTCCTCGCGGTCCACTTTGACACAGACGAGTTCGCGGTTCATGAGGGCGGCCACGGCGGGGTCTTCGAAGGACTCCCGCTCCATTACATGGCACCAATGGCACGTCGCGTAGCCGATGGAGACCAAGAGGGGTTTGTCCTCGGCGCGGGCTTTTTCAAAAGCCGCCGGGCCCCAGGGGTACCAGTCGACCGGGTTGCGGGCGTGCTGAAGGAGATACGGGCTTTTTTCGCCGGCGAGGCGGTTAGGCACTGAGCAATTCAACTTCGAAAAGCAGCGTGGCGTTGGGCGGAATGACGCGCCCGGCGCCCCGCGCGCCGTAGGCGAGGGACGGCGGGATCACGAGAGTGCGCTTGCCGCCGGGTTTCATGCCGGCCACGCCTTCGTCCCAGCCGCGGATCACCTCGCCGGCGCCGAGCGCGAAATCAAAGGGCTCGTTGCGGTCTTTGCTCGAATCGAATTTTGACCCTTTTTTGCCCTCAATATACAACCAGCCGGTGTAGTGAACCAACACCCG of the Elusimicrobiota bacterium genome contains:
- a CDS encoding MFS transporter — its product is MNDRALARGPAMPRAVWALGFVSLGMDVSSEMIHGLLPAFMTTVLLANPLVIGAVEGLAEATSLIVKVFSGALSDRMQRRKVWALVGYGLAAASKPFIATAGSVAMLTGARFADRVGKGLRGAPRDALLTEVTPPEIRGAAFGLRQSLDTVGAVLGPLIAMGLMVLWAGDFRKVFWVAALPAGLAVVILWLGVKEPPVDGKKATRPLEWRRPGTMGKAFWLVVALGALITLARFSEAFLLLAGQARGLPVAATPLILVGLNLVYTLTAYPAGKRADRGDKNRLLVTGMAVLVLGALLVGWIDRWWGLALGVVLWGLHLGLTQGLLAAMVAETAPPDARGTAFGLFHFVSGIGMLVSNVLAGWLWKSAGPRATFTAGAAFALATLLWMAATQKSRRREGGSDPRTPRRVDGAPS
- a CDS encoding SDR family oxidoreductase, with translation MSAAGKRSTKVVLTGATGYVGGRLLKDLESAGHRVRCLVRRPELLRGRADAGTEIVRSDLSDYTTLVEALRGAEAAYYLVHAMGAPVDFENEDRRLADVFSRAARAAGVGRLIYLGGICPAQGEKLSAHLRSRQEVGRLFHASGVPTLELRASIILGSGSLSFEIIRSLVERLPVMVTPRWVRVRAQPIFIDDVLAYLLQSLEVPLPASRVYEIGGAEVMSYGALMNEYARQRGLRRWMIPVPVLTPRLSGIWLNLVAPVYARVGRKLVESIRHATVVERADALRDFPVRPVGVREALARVLMGEERHFNATRWADAVSSQANERAWRDARWGVRIVDYRVTESGGSVENAFRHIERIGGKNGWYFWNFLWRWRGWLDALVGGVGLRRGRRDPHRLRVGDALDYWRVELIEPGRRLRLRAEMKLPGRAWLEFDVKPKAEGCEIHQTAIFDPLGLWGLVYWYALLPVHKWIFSGMLRAIARRAGETRRHAG
- a CDS encoding HEAT repeat domain-containing protein, translating into MPANNAQSPIATAFRAAVMKYRIYPTTSVTVRQAIALLHQAVLELMLTREEVRLTRNEGKMFLDLEEIPQADAIAELYEAAGVQSLRFVKGFTIEEADALVACLARKRTDGSTFSEALSTAGVTHVETNDRTVVQLTEEQTVVGRGFFQFQDISAQQDVKSSVMSAIDYIDKIPEETHRQHLRQQLAVRMASLKSDVIMDLVEKGQFAEGGENSLKQPFLEAVSGGRMLEILNEVCRWAKKIERAADGSADNPERARLREFVSFLLKSPAAANVPRPIYEDLQKSRLIDAVPDTAAAVAVEEPLDVQADVLLQGNDAKFLQGLRGKGLAPFIERMLAVGLSDRVPTFIERISHLVREAETTLRTEAVQVAHPLQAILWENRLEEEAEKMNSALRAQADEERQSAVYKELRHALVHAALHDFRSKAFGPAERTLRLLRKHAETESPYLEGRRAEASAALQDILEELLDVLVDDLSSDAPDRKAPAEKLLEHVGERGIRVFVALVRNSPNPRLRQWAAARLARYPEQGAAALAAELDIHNTSQVILNVTSVIPLLANPALVPGIGAMVFYPDPDVRRALVRVLQKLSGDDAMGIAERFLYDSDAGVRQTAIDVVGNYGWKRAIGRLLELLEDGPEAEMEAASIALGRLRAESAVEPLFRIVAGKTKAFGLGRKTSSDLLRARAAWALVQIGSTAAQQRLRTFREDPDPLIRQLANAAQTT
- a CDS encoding prepilin-type N-terminal cleavage/methylation domain-containing protein, yielding MRKPKRLRVGGRSISKTKWGFTLIELMIVVAIIGVLAAIAIPKFADMVRRGNWAPCAAPFQFTTPTTRASSRPCPWALTEPN
- a CDS encoding DUF3106 domain-containing protein, translated to MRRQNRNNLWVRRALLALLVCGVGAPAPLRADDKALQRWEQMPAEERERALKNYETWKSLDAGEREKIRERWERFRALPPERQAEIRDRWDRFQKLSDDEKRALKEKVERWKSDKSGRPEDGDPRGRDDRDDRREDRRDDRDADKKDKEDEKKGDRSDDRERDRDGRDDRGSDHD
- a CDS encoding RNA polymerase sigma factor; protein product: MDENASMEEQWICEAQAGSAVAFGQLVAVYQGKLYGFLLSYVGRGDVADELTQEAFLKAWRGLKGFRSESRFQTWLFQIGLNVLRGWGRREKIRRLRERAFGWVREDDETPRAPEERLKDSRLDADPQRAVDAGELREKTNGAVALLPPKEKMVFLLRHEQGLPLADIARVMNVAEGTVKAHLFHALAKLRKTLEEHR
- a CDS encoding thioredoxin domain-containing protein, yielding MPNRLAGEKSPYLLQHARNPVDWYPWGPAAFEKARAEDKPLLVSIGYATCHWCHVMERESFEDPAVAALMNRELVCVKVDREERPDVDRVHMTALQALTGQGGWPLNMFLTPEGKPFLGGTYFPPADRGGRPGWATLVQRVGAAWRTPEHRAQMLERGERLHDAVAELLTAAPTSAEGDARAVVDGVWTALRDAHDDLRGGFSPAPKFPMPVYPHFLLRCLAAEMAGDRRADTLKMLTTTLRAMARGGLFDQVGGGFHRYSTDGDWHVPHFEKMLYDNAQLAVNCIEAHRATGDAFFESIARRTLDYTRDALGLPGGGFASGEDADSLVPGGAEKKEGAFYLWTQAEINALLGDRAAAFSAAFGVLPDGNARSDPFGEFAGHNILFRAQDGDFTAEVNKLFTARALRPRPFLDDKVITSWNALAATAFAQGAALEASYGDVARRALQFLKGNLWDASTQTLYRRWRESERAVPGLADDYAFTAHAAVEVYNATGDPNWLFWAEELLALFLQRFMDGPPGVVHVSAAGHDPHLSIRARDEGDNVEPASSSVAALNFLRLGRLFDRADFLRSAEDLAVAVRPAALRSPRAYAAFASAEWAALNPPAEVVVVGRPEEPGTQARLASERRSFRPDAIILQADQGPQQALLGARLPHLKELRVPPGVSQTQICQNGVCRLQ
- a CDS encoding FKBP-type peptidyl-prolyl cis-trans isomerase gives rise to the protein MKTTPSGLQYEDVVIGEGAAAEAGRRVLVHYTGWLYIEGKKGSKFDSSKDRNEPFDFALGAGEVIRGWDEGVAGMKPGGKRTLVIPPSLAYGARGAGRVIPPNATLLFEVELLSA